A region of the Cydia strobilella chromosome 18, ilCydStro3.1, whole genome shotgun sequence genome:
TGTATTACGAAGATACCTATCTTAAGCTCGTAAAAATCGTTTCAATCAACCTCGAGTTACATCAGAGTCTAAAGAAGAATACATTAGTTTTAAAACCGAATTTTGATTTGACTTACCCAATTTGTGAGAATAGTTGTCCATTTTAGAATCATGGTGGACAcaatcttaatttatattttaacattaataCACTTTAACACTAACTTTACATGGAAATCCGTTTCCCTTCTTAATTATTACAAACGATAGAactaaacaaacaatttataacATCCTAACAACAATCCACTCTTTAAAATGTTGTTATTCACCGTTGGAATTTGAATTGCTTTGCTATTGTTTTTTAACTGACAGTTAACCACAGATAATTTCAAAGTGCTGAATCCATAGATAAAtgcaaatgttttattttgtcaacACTACATGTCCCGTCTGCTTGTGACAATTTTTATACTAATCatcgagaaaaaaaattattgtggTATTGCACAAATATTAAGTTTCCTCCACacacgtgcgcgaatcgcgacgCGAAGACGCGAATGCGACTGTGGAGCGCCCTTTATAACACGCGCATGCTGCTTGCGCGAGAAGCTATCTGCAAACAACGATAAAAGTTATCTGCCGCACGAATatacaagagcgatagagaggcagataacgattttCAATGTTGGCGTTAGGCCCTCAGTCACATACACATTTAAGTGCTTATTACATCCATCCTGCCGCCGGGCATTTGCGATCCAAGCCGACGTCGGGGATcgaaaattgcgggcatctttctctgtcactaattacgccttcattggagtaaaagagaaagacgAGCCTAACGCcaacaaaaaaatatcgttATCAGCCCCTATCAGGCTTTTTTTAGATTTTCGATGTTAGCAGTaagcatatattatattactctTTGCGGTAAGCCCTCCGAGTGCCTCTGACCTGTATAAACTATaatctgtcaagccatttccgtcagtagaaaaaaaaacggccaatttaaaaaatttaggcACGAAGGGTCGATCGTCCAATAGAAAATtcgaatttcgcgcctttttctactgacagttgtttgaccggctataacgataaatatattttctacaAACAAAATAGGTACTGCTGTCtattaatgataatatgataTACAAATTTGAAacaataaattgatattatggaataatatttaatatatttatttatccaacaaatattttacagtaattTCTTAGCATGTTCATTGAATTCGGCAAGAAGTTGTTTCATGTCATCAAATCCGGATATCTCTTGGGCTTGTTCCAGCGGTAGCCACTTCAGTTGCTGGTGTTCATCAGAGAGAGTCACCTGTTGTTCTGGATTTTTTAACTTGGCCAACCAATACACAACTACTTTAGGTTTTCCCTTTACTTTGTAGTTTAGTGTCTTTGAAATATCCTTATACACCTAAAACAGaagattaaaattgaaatttgaagCAATGTTGTTATTAAgagattattatattaattgcttgcttgcttgatttttgtattaattgctTACTAATAGTTCGTTTTCTGATAAACCTGCTTCTTCCTTTGTCTCCCTTAACGCAGTAATCCAATCTGATTCACCTGGATCAACATGACCTGTAAAAAAGAACAATTTTGGTGGTAACTGGTAAGTGCAATAAAGaacaaataggtaggtaaaaataaaagcCTCTCAGTAAGAAGTAAGAGATatcgaattaaataaaacaacatgtAATACTGTACAGAAATGTAAAGACAAAGACCATGTAGTAGTATGACTGTACGTGTACTTAACGTAATTTAATTAAACCTGTGCAAAGTGCATTTCAACTTTCATTGTACCTTTTGGAGGAGTCCAATGGTGTTCTCCATAAGATGTTTGTAATAAAAGGAACTGTACCGCTTGATTTATATTTCTGAAGATAACTAAACCGGCCGCACGAGTCGGCGACATGATTTTAATCCAATTTTACACTTATTTTTATGTCGTCAATTTTTCAACTTCCCTCACTGACGTTTATGAAGCATTTTTAAACCTATTTTAaccataataatttaaaaacgctCGTCAAGGTTGATAGTGAATAGTTCTTACATAGGATGATTAATGTAATGGCAACATCATGGAATGTCTAGTATTCATTCATTCTATCAATCGATTTCATTCGACATTCGTTAACttaactgtcagtgtcaaattcaTTCAAGCAAGATTATATTTTGATGTTTGAAAAGTTGATACGAGCTTTTTTCAATTTTCATCCTGCTTTACAGTATTTAAGGCCATATATGACACGTTTCATCATTATATAAATGTGAATAAAACGCAGAAGACCCGTACCAGGGCTATTCTTAATCACAATGGAGCCTGAGTCAGGCACCAGCAAGACTTCTTCGCCGGCGAGTCCAGGCCTTAATATTTCTAAATCTAGACTAACCAGGGCAAGAAAACGAAGGCGGTAAGTAAACTTTAGTTTGCCTAGGAATAGGGACTAGGATATCTCCAGTTTTGTTCTAGACAGATATGGTTGACTACTATTACTGTGTGTACTATTACTACAACCAAAAAATTACCTTAATGTATGGATTTTGCAGTTTTGTTTCAAAAGTTTTGTATTTAACTTACAAAACGATAGTTTATCTAATAACTTTATTAAGAACTTCATTAAGCCacattcacatttgtctgttaTGTTGTGTTgccgtcacaacacaacacaatagaCCAATGTGAACGCGGCTTTAAAATGCTGGTTGAACTTTTTTTTAGTGTATCAAGTGAGAGCAGTTCGGACACAGACCCTGTGCTCCCGGAGAACCTTCTAGAAGTAGAAAAGAATCTCCATGCTTCTGCTGTGAAAAATAATCTGGATGATGTcagtgtaaagaaaattttaaaggtaagcttataattttaacttccaaaaagacCGTTTGGATTCCTAACATTATAtccaaaaaccggacaagtgcgagtcggactcgcccaccgagggttccgtactttttagtatttgttgttatagcggcaacagaaatacatcatctgtgaaattttcaactgtctggctatcacggttcttgagatatagcctggtgacagacagacggacagtggagtcttagtaatagggtcccgttattttattaccctttgggtatggaaccctaaaatagattgtatagcaaccatatacataaacgcaatatttcaccgacaaaaacgcaattttcttgtttggccatacttcaagatgggctctcagtgaccttgatgTCActttcacttatcgttttgttagtaGCACGACGTTCACGTATGAGGTACGACTGTCAgactgactatcatttctgacttttgtattgctttaatgcaataggtgatgttcataacaattatttgCTTTTAGGTTTTCCTAACCACATCCTCCCAAGaataccgaacattctcctcacatgtgaaagtcaaaaaccgacattggcaaattcaacctgtgcaaaattgcaggtagtaaaagccagataggaaaaaaaaatgcaatgagtcccatatagacatttgattctGAAAACAAATCTGATTGATTGAtcccattaatgaaaatttgtcatctagcctattaccAAATTAATAGTTACCAGAATTTTTGTTGAAACCGAAACCGAAGGTTTGGTGTTGCTCTAGTTTCAGCCGAAACtgattctttggccacaataagaTTTTATGCTGAAGCCTGCTGAGACTGAAACTGAAAATTTCTTTGTAGGTTTGATTTTACACtaggcattttttttgtttcagaccGTAGTTACAAATGACCATGTGCTGGCTCTGGTGAAActtcaagaagaagaagaaaatatgGAATCCCACTCGGATACTCCCAAGCCGAAGCTTACTAGGTCTAAGGCTAAGTGagtagttattttatatttcttttgCAAAAAGACTTACATAGCAGTTACAAATGTTCAATCCACAGCGTAGGTTTTGTTGCAGTTGCTACACCCAAAATAGTAGATACCTACAACATGCTTtgtcaaaaaatacaaacaataaaagaaAACCCACAAACCCTGTCAAAAttaccttttaataattaagccAAACTTTGGCCAaacattgttttttcttttcacCAGATTACTATTGAGTTTAGAAGTTTAtgtaatactagcttttgcccgcgacttcgtctgcgtggacttagtaacagcagctaaagtaagtatagcacctggaaaaattctcatagcaatcattcaatttgagcatattatgcacataaaTTAGCAGgtacttcattaattatctcgattccaccccgctttttattttattaagggatgattttcgggataaaaactatcctatgtccttctcagggactcaacctatctctatgccaaatttcatctaaatcgattcagcggtttaagcgtgaagagggaacacacacacagacagaaagacagacagactttcgcatttataatattagtatggatgtaatAATACAATGTAAAATCCGTGGTCAGGTGGTAGTCAGgctatacctagtcggctcataagttctgtcatatacatagtatcaaataaaatcaaaagtttaagtttattccgtataatttgtacagcgtttgaaagcttataaactagagaatctaaatgtataacatttattcaaaatgaccgccataattatctacacaggcttgaagtcttcgtggccagtcgtcaatggattcacgcaccactttcatgtcgatattggccactgcctagcaagagattttttcagcgagtctagatttgcatgaggttttgagcacaccttttcctctaaatactgccatattttatagtctaaaggattaagatctgggctagaggagggccaatcttcatgccgtataaagtcgattttattggaggcgagccaggcttgtgtagactttgccttatgggctggagcagagtcctgctggaaaacccaatgctggtttagaaacatcgtatgggatagtggtttcacaatattagtcaacaccgtgtcttggtacactttggcactagtttttactcctttctcacaaaaatgcatactagtgacgcccgcataagaaactcccagccaaaccatcacagatgaagggtgatgacctctttgaatacggggaatgctattagacgcttctttactattgcgagcgtacactctatcattttgtttattacagttttcttctatgtcaaaaattttctcgtccgaaaacagtatacaacggtgcttatttttagcgtacttcttcaataaagctttagatcttttaagccttaaagctttaagccgaccattgagaagatggccagtttttcgtttataagcacgaagtctcaggtcttgattaagcactcttttcaccgtgtttttgctcaaacccatctggagggccataactttttgtttcctagcgggatttctggcaatgcgtgccctaattgcttgtacaaccgctggagtcctagctgtacgcggacgaccgcttcttttcttgtcatttaaactagagacctcactgtatctttctatggtacgatacacaaatcttagagagaattttaaattttcaagtagcttaaaaattttagtcggcgagtgaccacaacgatatagtgcaattattgcggtacggctatctttaagcgtccactccatgttgaagaaaacagaaaattgcaaaattatactactcaaatatttaataaagattcgaaattcaaatgcagaacggtttttgttttaggagttccaaatttaaattttaaaggccagtgacagaacttatgagccgactaggtaattatacaaacaatttactttttatttctaTACAATTAATAAACCGTTACTAATGTTGCTTACAAGCTTATAAAGCCTCCTTTTTTTAGAGAACTACGGAAAGTGTCACCAAAAACAGCTTGGAACCTTGAGAATCTAGAGCTAACACCAATCAAGCATATACCGGTGAAGACGCGGCCGGAGGTCACGGCACTTATCGCTCAGGAGCTGCCGGAAGATGAGGACGATGAAGAATATGACCCCAGGGCTGATGATGTACTGGTTAGTCAGATATTGCTTCTGAACCCGCTTACGGCGTTAGTCTTGTGTAGGAATGAGAGAATCTGGCAAGGGGGTGCAGGGGACAACTGCTATTAAAATTGTAACTAAAAGTATGCTCTCTAGGCTCCCCCTCCTCTAGAGCATCGGTGATATCAACTGTCCCCCCCTACACTGTCCTGCTGCTGTCTATCCTGCCTGTGCCTGGCTGtcctgtgtgtgtgtggtgtgtgttgtgtgtagttTGGTACTGAACAACTAAATGTGGCCTAGAAAGTGTGGTCCTCTCATCTTGATACAGGTCTTCTCTGGCGCCTTTTGCAGCCCTTTTTGTTTAACCAGTCTGTTAATACATATTTGGCTTCACTTTTCGTATTTTTTCTCTCAACATATTCTAAGAAGAGACTTACATATTTGAAGAAAATATGATCA
Encoded here:
- the LOC134749261 gene encoding bis(5'-nucleosyl)-tetraphosphatase [asymmetrical], whose protein sequence is MSPTRAAGLVIFRNINQAVQFLLLQTSYGEHHWTPPKGHVDPGESDWITALRETKEEAGLSENELLVYKDISKTLNYKVKGKPKVVVYWLAKLKNPEQQVTLSDEHQQLKWLPLEQAQEISGFDDMKQLLAEFNEHAKKLL